One region of Ictalurus furcatus strain D&B chromosome 17, Billie_1.0, whole genome shotgun sequence genomic DNA includes:
- the LOC128621767 gene encoding tripartite motif-containing protein 16-like has product MCCEQRKRKPEDPCTGRNQKTVHSCLECRASYVEDLLRPHYQAPAFKKHKLVETCAELQEKICSQHDKLIEIYCRTNESFICYSCTMEMDEHQGYNMVSNNTERTEKQYEIKEEQIKSQQRIQEKQKKLKELKQTVDTIKLRSQAAVDESERIFTELISSMEKKRSEVKELIRDQEKAELSQAERLLKQLEQEIADLKRRVTELEQLSHTHIHFLQSFPSLCVSPGSEDSPSFTVSQHLSFNGVRKPLSDLKKQAKQIDAEIQMILPSELKSREDFLQYFCYLTLDPNTAHPYLILSEENRAVTCSETDQPYSEYPERFDFWEQVLCKESVCRRRYWEVEWSGESWVYISVSYKEISRKGQSNECGFGRNSQSWSLQCSSSSVSFWHNDIKTVLEGPASSRIGVYVDHSAGTLSFYSVSDTMRLLHRVHTTFTQPLYAGFYIWRYDSTVRLCDPK; this is encoded by the exons ATGTGCT GTGAGCAGAGAAAACGAAAGCCAGAAGATCCCTGCACTGGAAGAAACCAGAAAACAGTTCATTCCTGTCTGGAGTGTCGGGCCTCCTACGTTGAAGATCTTCTTAGACCTCACTATCAGGCTCCTGCCTTTAAGAAGCACAAGTTAGTTGAAACCTGTGCAGAGCTCCAGGAGAAGATCTGCTCTCAGCATGACAAACTGATCGAGATCTACTGTCGTACTAACGAAAGCTTCATCTGTTACTCGTGCACGATGGAGATGGATGAACATCAAGGCTACAATATGGTTTCAAATAACACAgaaagaactgaaaaacag TATGAGATAAAGGAGGAGCAGATAAAATCCCAGCAGAGGatccaggagaagcagaagaaatTGAAGGAGCTGAAACAGACTGTGGACACTATTAAG ttgCGTTCACAGGCAGCAGTAGATGAGAGTGAGAGGATCTTTACTGAGCTGATCAGCTCCATGGAGAAAAAGCGCTCGGAGGTGAAGGAACTGATCAGAGATCAGGAGAAAGCTGAACTGAGTCAAGCTGAACGACTCCTGaagcaactggagcaggagattGCTGATCTTAagaggagagtcactgagctggagcagctttcacacacacacatccacttcctccaG AGTTTCccgtctctctgtgtttctcctggATCTGAGGACTCACCCAGCTTCACTGTCAGTCAACATCTTTCATTTAATGGAGTGAGGAAACCTCTCTCAGATCTGAAAAAACAAGCCAAGCAAATCG ATGCAGAAATTCAGATGATTTTACCCTCAGAACTGAAGAGCAGAGAAGATTTTCTGCAAT attTCTGTTATCTTACTCTGGATCCCAACACAGCACATCCTTACCTCATTCTGTCTGAGGAGAACAGAGCGGTGACATGCAGTGAGACAGATCAGCCGTACTCTGAATATCCTGAGAGATTTGACTTCTGGGAGCAGGTGTTgtgtaaggagagtgtgtgtagacgccgatactgggaggtggagtggagcgGTGAGAGCTGGGTGTACATATCAGTCTCATATAAAGAGATTAGCAGGAAAGGGCAGAGTAATGAATGTGGGTTTGGACGCAACAGTCAGTCCTGGAGTCTACAGtgttcttcttcctctgtctctttctggcACAATGACATTAAGACAGTGCTCGAAGGTCCAGCAtcctccagaataggagtgtatgtggatcacagtgcaggaactctgtccttctacagcgtctctgacacgatgaggctcctccacagagtccacaccacattcactcagcctctatacGCTGGATTCTATATTTGGAGATACGATTCGACTGTGAGGTTATGTGatccaaaatga
- the katnal1 gene encoding katanin p60 ATPase-containing subunit A-like 1 isoform X2 has protein sequence MNLAEICDNTKKGREYALLGNYDSSMVYYQGVLQQIQKHCQSLRDPALKIKQELVEEYEQVKSIIKTLESFKMDKPVDLPSSRPEDYMRDPAVWPPPTPAEHRPPAQVKRPNTGVKAQRKDCPGIQHRGAAGKGQPNSRSDRPAGRDLRNPKVKEEKGKNAQEGATEGELKKFDDTGYDSDLVNALERDIVSRNPNIHWNDIADLEDAKKLLREAVVLPMWMPDFFKGIRRPWKGVLMVGPPGTGKTMLAKAVATECGTTFFNISSSTLTSKYRGESEKLVRLLFEMARFYAPTTIFIDEIDSICGRRGTSDEHEASRRVKSELLVQMDGVGGATENDDPSKMVMVLAATNFPWDIDEALRRRLEKRIYIPLPTVKGRADLLRISLREVDVSPDVDLDIIAEKMEDYSGADITNICRDASMMAMRRRIQGLSPEEIRALSKDDLQMPVTMEDFEIALKKISKSVSAGDLKKYEAWMSEFGSV, from the exons ATGAATTTGGCCGAGATTTGTGACAACACGAAAAAAGGAAGGGAATATGCACTGCTCGGGAACTATGACTCTTCAATGGTGTACTACCAGGGTGTTCTACAGCAGATCCAAAAGCACTGCCAGTCTCTTCGAGATCCTGCATTAAAG ATTAAACAGGAGCTGGTGGAGGAATATGAACAGGTAAAAAGCATTATAAAAACTCTGGAGAGTTTCAAGATGGATAAGCCTGTCGATCTTCCCAGTTCTCGACCGGAGGACTACATGAGGGACCCTGCTGTGTGGCCACCTCCCACCCCTGCAGAACACAG ACCACCTGCTCAGGTGAAGAGGCCAAACACTGGTGTGAAGGCCCAGCGTAAGGACTGTCCTGGCATCCAGCACCGGGGTGCTGCAGGAAAGGGACAGCCAAATTCTAGATCAGACAGACCTGCTGGCCGTGACCTGCGCAATCCTAAAGTTAAAGAAGAGAAG GGTAAGAATGCCCAGGAGGGGGCAACAGAAGGAGAGTTAAAGAAATTTGATGATACTGGTTACGACAGTGACTTGGTTAACGCTTTGGAGAGAGACATCGTGTCAAGAAATCCTAATATCCACTG GAACGATATAGCAGACCTGGAGGATGCCAAGAAACTTCTGCGGGAAGCTGTAGTTTTGCCAATGTGGATGCCAGATTTCTTCAAAGGCATCCGGCGCCCATGGAAG GGTGTGTTGATGGTTGGACCTCCAGGTACAGGCAAGACCATGCTGGCTAAAGCTGTAGCTACCGAGTGTGGTACCACTTTCTTCAACATATCATCCTCCACACTTACCTCCAAGTACCGGGGAGAGTCAGAGAAACTTGTTCGGCTGCTCTTCGAAATG GCTCGATTTTATGCCCCCACCACTATATTCATTGATGAAATCGACTCTATCTGCGGGAGACGTGGCACATCAGATGAACATGAGGCAAGTCGCAGAGTGAAGTCTGAGCTTTTGGTGCAGATGGATG GTGTAGGAGGTGCGACAGAAAATGATGACCCCTCTAAAATGGTGATGGTTCTGGCTGCAACAAACTTTCCATGGGACATAGACGAAGCCCTGAGGAGGAGGCTGGAAAAGAGGATCTATATTCCTCTGCCCACTG TAAAAGGGCGAGCGGATCTGCTCAGGATTAGCCTGAGGGAGGTGGATGTGTCTCCTGATGTTGACTTGGACATCATTGCTGAGAAGATGGAGGACTACTCTGGGGCTGACATAACCAACATTTGCAG aGATGCGTCCATGATGGCAATGCGTCGGAGGATTCAAGGCTTAAGCCCGGAGGAGATTCGAGCGCTGTCCAAAGACGATCTGCAGATGCCGGTCACTATGGAGGACTTTGAAATCGCACTCAAGAAGATCTCCAAGTCTGTTTCTGCTGGCGACCTGAAAAAATATGAGGCCTGGATGAGTGAATTTGGCTCTGTTTAA
- the katnal1 gene encoding katanin p60 ATPase-containing subunit A-like 1 isoform X1 — protein MNLAEICDNTKKGREYALLGNYDSSMVYYQGVLQQIQKHCQSLRDPALKVKWQQIKQELVEEYEQVKSIIKTLESFKMDKPVDLPSSRPEDYMRDPAVWPPPTPAEHRPPAQVKRPNTGVKAQRKDCPGIQHRGAAGKGQPNSRSDRPAGRDLRNPKVKEEKGKNAQEGATEGELKKFDDTGYDSDLVNALERDIVSRNPNIHWNDIADLEDAKKLLREAVVLPMWMPDFFKGIRRPWKGVLMVGPPGTGKTMLAKAVATECGTTFFNISSSTLTSKYRGESEKLVRLLFEMARFYAPTTIFIDEIDSICGRRGTSDEHEASRRVKSELLVQMDGVGGATENDDPSKMVMVLAATNFPWDIDEALRRRLEKRIYIPLPTVKGRADLLRISLREVDVSPDVDLDIIAEKMEDYSGADITNICRDASMMAMRRRIQGLSPEEIRALSKDDLQMPVTMEDFEIALKKISKSVSAGDLKKYEAWMSEFGSV, from the exons ATGAATTTGGCCGAGATTTGTGACAACACGAAAAAAGGAAGGGAATATGCACTGCTCGGGAACTATGACTCTTCAATGGTGTACTACCAGGGTGTTCTACAGCAGATCCAAAAGCACTGCCAGTCTCTTCGAGATCCTGCATTAAAGGTCAAATGGCAACAG ATTAAACAGGAGCTGGTGGAGGAATATGAACAGGTAAAAAGCATTATAAAAACTCTGGAGAGTTTCAAGATGGATAAGCCTGTCGATCTTCCCAGTTCTCGACCGGAGGACTACATGAGGGACCCTGCTGTGTGGCCACCTCCCACCCCTGCAGAACACAG ACCACCTGCTCAGGTGAAGAGGCCAAACACTGGTGTGAAGGCCCAGCGTAAGGACTGTCCTGGCATCCAGCACCGGGGTGCTGCAGGAAAGGGACAGCCAAATTCTAGATCAGACAGACCTGCTGGCCGTGACCTGCGCAATCCTAAAGTTAAAGAAGAGAAG GGTAAGAATGCCCAGGAGGGGGCAACAGAAGGAGAGTTAAAGAAATTTGATGATACTGGTTACGACAGTGACTTGGTTAACGCTTTGGAGAGAGACATCGTGTCAAGAAATCCTAATATCCACTG GAACGATATAGCAGACCTGGAGGATGCCAAGAAACTTCTGCGGGAAGCTGTAGTTTTGCCAATGTGGATGCCAGATTTCTTCAAAGGCATCCGGCGCCCATGGAAG GGTGTGTTGATGGTTGGACCTCCAGGTACAGGCAAGACCATGCTGGCTAAAGCTGTAGCTACCGAGTGTGGTACCACTTTCTTCAACATATCATCCTCCACACTTACCTCCAAGTACCGGGGAGAGTCAGAGAAACTTGTTCGGCTGCTCTTCGAAATG GCTCGATTTTATGCCCCCACCACTATATTCATTGATGAAATCGACTCTATCTGCGGGAGACGTGGCACATCAGATGAACATGAGGCAAGTCGCAGAGTGAAGTCTGAGCTTTTGGTGCAGATGGATG GTGTAGGAGGTGCGACAGAAAATGATGACCCCTCTAAAATGGTGATGGTTCTGGCTGCAACAAACTTTCCATGGGACATAGACGAAGCCCTGAGGAGGAGGCTGGAAAAGAGGATCTATATTCCTCTGCCCACTG TAAAAGGGCGAGCGGATCTGCTCAGGATTAGCCTGAGGGAGGTGGATGTGTCTCCTGATGTTGACTTGGACATCATTGCTGAGAAGATGGAGGACTACTCTGGGGCTGACATAACCAACATTTGCAG aGATGCGTCCATGATGGCAATGCGTCGGAGGATTCAAGGCTTAAGCCCGGAGGAGATTCGAGCGCTGTCCAAAGACGATCTGCAGATGCCGGTCACTATGGAGGACTTTGAAATCGCACTCAAGAAGATCTCCAAGTCTGTTTCTGCTGGCGACCTGAAAAAATATGAGGCCTGGATGAGTGAATTTGGCTCTGTTTAA